Part of the Acetomicrobium sp. S15 = DSM 107314 genome is shown below.
GGCGTTGGCATTACTGGCGCTCGTCGCTTCGGCTGGCGTGGCGCAGGAGGAGTCGGCTGACACGCGCATATCCATAGCGCCGCTTTTCGTAGACGGTAAGATTGTAGAAGACAATGTGGTTTATGTGAATGCTGTTTACATTGAAGGAGCAGTGACATCAAAAACTGGCATTGTTTCGCTTCGATGGAGGAACGACCGCGGTGGGAACGGAGACGTGCGGCTTTACGTGGGCAAGCTCGGCGAAGCCAATTTAAACGGCAAGTGGTATGTGCCGCGCGTACCCTTGGCTTTGGGCATAAATACAATTACCATCGAAGCGGTGAACCTGAACGGCGAAATCTTCTCTAAACAGGTGGTAATAGATCGGCGGTAGAACCTCAAACGTAGCATTGCGTAAGAGTGAAGCGGACCCGACTTTCATGCGATAGGAACGAGCAACTTTTGTTCCTAAGTAGCAGTAGTTTTTATCGTAGCTTCGAGCGTTTGAGTTCTTCGTAAATGACAGAAAAGCAACGTTATCAATTTGTTTAAGGATAAAATGGTGAAGGGATTTTTAGACTGGGAAGAGCACGCAAAAGAAATGACGGAGGCTCAAATCGCGTCGAGGGGCATAAGGGATAAGGCCCTGTTAGAGGCGATGACGAGGGTGCCTCGTCATCTTTTTGTACCGGAGGAACTGCGGCATCAGGCCTTCGACGATATGCCTCTGCCGATAGGGGCGGGCCAGACGATATCTCAGCCTTATATGGTGGCCAAGATGACGCTCCTTTTGGCTCCGAAGACGGGAGACAAGATATTGGAGATCGGCACAGGTTCGGGCTACCAGGCGGCGGTGTTGGCGGAGTTGGGTGCGCGCGTCTGGAGCGTCGAGAGAATTCCGGCCCTGGCGGAACGCGCCAGAGAGGTTTTGTGCGATCTCGGATACGGCGATCGTGTGACGGTCATCTGCGGCGACGGAAGGCTCGGATATCCCGAAGCTGCACCTTACGATGGCCTCATCGTCACTGCGGCGGCTTCTGTGGTGGAGCCGGCCTGGAAGGAGCAGTTGGTAGAGGGCGGCAGGTTGGTGGTTCCCTTGGCCCAGGGAATTTGGGGAGAGCGGCTTCTGCTCTGTGTGAAAAAGGCTCACGGCTTTGAGGAGTCGTATCACGACTATTGCCGCTTCGTGCCATTGCTGCCAGGCGTCGCTGACGGGAAGGACGATTGAAGCCATGTTGTATAATGGCATACATAAGCCTTTGGGCTTTGCGTGGGGACAACCCGTTTTAGTTGCGATCGAGGAGGATGTATCATGCCAAACGATTACAAAGAGACCTTAAACCTGCCCAAGAGCACATTCCCGATGCGGGCAGCGTTGGCGAAAAAAGAGCCCGAACTGTTGAAGTTTTGGAGCGACGTCGGCCTTTATCAAAAGCTCATGGATAGGGCAAAAGACTCCACGCCATTTATCCTCCACGACGGGCCGCCCTACGCTAACGGCAACATCCACATAGGGACCGCTTTCAACAAGATACTCAAAGACTTCATTCCCAAATACAAGTGGATGCGCGGTTATCGGGCGCATTACGTCCCGGGGTGGGATACTCATGGGTTGCCGATCGAACTCAGGGTCTTGAAAGATGCCAACTTGACAAAGGACTCGATCGAAGCGGTCGAGCTGAGAAGGCGCTGTAAGGCCTATGCCCTGCACTATATCGACGTCCAGAGGGAGGAATTCAAAAGGCTGGGCGTATTGGGCGATTGGGAGCACCCTTATATAACGCTCTTGCCTAAGTATGAGGCGGCGGAGCTGAATGTGTTGGCCGACATGATAGAGAAGGGATTGGTATACAGGGGCTTGAAATCCGTCTTCTGGTGCACCGACTGCCAGACCGCCCTGGCCGCCGCCGAGATCGAATATGAAGACATCGCATCTCCCTCCATATACGTGGCCTATCCGATCCTCGCGGAGCTTCCGCTCCCCTCGGATGTGAAACCCTTTGTGATAATTTGGACCACGACACCGTGGACACTTCCGGCGAGTCTGGCCGTCGCCATACATCCTTCATACGATTACGCCTTTTACAGAGTCGGCGACAGGGCATATCTGGTGGCCAAAGAATTGGCCCCACTGGTGGAGAAAGAGACAGGGTTACGCTTTGAAGAGGTGCTGCTCGAGCGCAAAGGCAAGGAGCTCGAAGGTTTAACGGCGGGGCATCCATTCTACGAAGATCGGGTTGTGCCGTTGGTCCTGGCGGATTACGTGTTGCTCGATCAGGGGACGGGATGTGTCCACACAGCTCCGGGCCACGGCGTCGAGGACTTTGAGACCGGCGTGCGGTATGACCTTCCCATATTGAATCCCGTCGACGAGAAGGGGTTTTTCCTGCCCGACACGCCGTTGGTGGGGGGGCTTTCTCTGGAAGAGGCAGAGGAGAAGATCCTTCGAGCGTTGAAAGAGAGAGGGAGGCTTTTGGGGAGATCCAAGATCGTCCATTCTTACCCCCATTGCTGGCGGTGCAAGAGGCCAGTAATATACAGGGCTACCGAGCAATACTTCGTGGCAGTCTCGGCCTTCAGGGATCGGGCGCTGAAATCCATCGACGAGGTCAAATGGATCCCCGAATGGGGTCGGGAGAGGATTTGGAACATGGTCAAAGAGCGATCAGACTGGTGCATAAGCAGACAGCGCATTTGGGGCGTTCCGATCCCAGCCTTTCACTGCGAAGATTGCGGCGAGTTGATCTTATCGGCTCCATATGTCCGCAAGGTTAGCGAGAAAGTGGCTCTTCGCGGGACAGACGTGTGGTGGGAGGAATCGCCCGAGGAATTGTTGGGAAGCCTGTGTAAGTGTCCGAAGTGCGGCAGCAGTCGCCTGAGGAAGGAAACGGATATCTTAGATGTCTGGTTCGACTCAGGCTCGAGCCATGCGGCTGTGCTTGAAGCGAGGCCCGACTTGCGCTGGCCGGCCGATATGTACCTCGAGGGCAGCGATCAGCACAGAGGATATTTTCAGACATCCCTTCTCACGTCCGTGGCTACAAAAGGGCGCGCTCCCTATGACTCGGTCCTCACCCACGGCTTCATAGTTGACGGAGAAGGGCGGAAGATGTCCAAGTCGCTGGGCAACGTGGTCAACCCGCAGGACATTATCGGCCAGCACGGTGCCGATGTCCTGCGGCTGTGGGTCGCGTCTACCGATTATCGCAATGATGTGAGGATCTCCGATACCATACTGAACAACTTGATCGAATCGTATAGGCGCATCCGCAACACGATCCGCTTTATGTTGGGCAATCTCTTCGACTTCGATCCGAAAGAAGACAGCGTCTCGGCTCGCGATATGGAGGAGATCGACAGGTGGATCCTCTCCCGCCTGCAGCGGGTGATCGATCGGGTTACGAGGGGTTTTGAGGATTACGAGTTTCACGTGCCGACCTTCACAATACATCAGTTCTGCGTCAACGACCTTTCGGCCTTCTACTTGGACGTGAGCAAGGATCGCCTCTACGTGAATGCGCCTTGCGACCACTCCAGGAGGAGTTGCCAAACCGCCCTCTGGGTTATCCTTCGCTCCCTGCTCGAAATGCTTTCGCCGATCTTGAGCTTCACGGCAGAAGAGGCGTGGCAGTGCCTCCGCAGCATCGACGGTTCGCTTCCGGAGAGCGTCTTTTTGAGTTCGTGGCCCGAAATTGACCGCGAACTCGAAGATCCGTCGCTTGAGGAGAAGTGGCAACGCATTCTGACCGTGCGAGGAGCTGTCAGCAAGGTCCTTGAAGAGGCGCGCTCGAAGGGGCTTATAGGTCAGTCCTTAGAGGCATCGGTGGGTATCGAAAGAGCCGAAGAATTTGAAGATATGGCCAGCCTGGACGGCGCCCTGTGGGAGATGGTCTGCATCGTATCGCGCTTCGAATGGGTGGAGGGCGCTGTCGCGGGAGACGTGATCGGTAGAGACGAGGACACCGGCTTGGTGATCGGCGTGAGCAGGGCGCCTGGCGGCAAGTGCCCTCGTTGTTGGAAATATTCCACTTATCTGTCGCCTGACGGGCTCTGCCCTCGATGCGAAGCGGTGCTCGAGTCGCTTTCGAGTTCGAGGACGTAAGGCAGCGAGGAAGCCGTGATGGAGGAGTTTTTGTTAAATCTCAAAGCCAAGCTTGAGCGGGAGGCCAGCGATATAGCTTCGCTGCTGGACTCTATGGCCGAAGAGGGCGGGGCGAGTTCG
Proteins encoded:
- a CDS encoding protein-L-isoaspartate(D-aspartate) O-methyltransferase; this translates as MVKGFLDWEEHAKEMTEAQIASRGIRDKALLEAMTRVPRHLFVPEELRHQAFDDMPLPIGAGQTISQPYMVAKMTLLLAPKTGDKILEIGTGSGYQAAVLAELGARVWSVERIPALAERAREVLCDLGYGDRVTVICGDGRLGYPEAAPYDGLIVTAAASVVEPAWKEQLVEGGRLVVPLAQGIWGERLLLCVKKAHGFEESYHDYCRFVPLLPGVADGKDD
- the ileS gene encoding isoleucine--tRNA ligase, whose translation is MPNDYKETLNLPKSTFPMRAALAKKEPELLKFWSDVGLYQKLMDRAKDSTPFILHDGPPYANGNIHIGTAFNKILKDFIPKYKWMRGYRAHYVPGWDTHGLPIELRVLKDANLTKDSIEAVELRRRCKAYALHYIDVQREEFKRLGVLGDWEHPYITLLPKYEAAELNVLADMIEKGLVYRGLKSVFWCTDCQTALAAAEIEYEDIASPSIYVAYPILAELPLPSDVKPFVIIWTTTPWTLPASLAVAIHPSYDYAFYRVGDRAYLVAKELAPLVEKETGLRFEEVLLERKGKELEGLTAGHPFYEDRVVPLVLADYVLLDQGTGCVHTAPGHGVEDFETGVRYDLPILNPVDEKGFFLPDTPLVGGLSLEEAEEKILRALKERGRLLGRSKIVHSYPHCWRCKRPVIYRATEQYFVAVSAFRDRALKSIDEVKWIPEWGRERIWNMVKERSDWCISRQRIWGVPIPAFHCEDCGELILSAPYVRKVSEKVALRGTDVWWEESPEELLGSLCKCPKCGSSRLRKETDILDVWFDSGSSHAAVLEARPDLRWPADMYLEGSDQHRGYFQTSLLTSVATKGRAPYDSVLTHGFIVDGEGRKMSKSLGNVVNPQDIIGQHGADVLRLWVASTDYRNDVRISDTILNNLIESYRRIRNTIRFMLGNLFDFDPKEDSVSARDMEEIDRWILSRLQRVIDRVTRGFEDYEFHVPTFTIHQFCVNDLSAFYLDVSKDRLYVNAPCDHSRRSCQTALWVILRSLLEMLSPILSFTAEEAWQCLRSIDGSLPESVFLSSWPEIDRELEDPSLEEKWQRILTVRGAVSKVLEEARSKGLIGQSLEASVGIERAEEFEDMASLDGALWEMVCIVSRFEWVEGAVAGDVIGRDEDTGLVIGVSRAPGGKCPRCWKYSTYLSPDGLCPRCEAVLESLSSSRT